The Pseudofrankia inefficax genome window below encodes:
- a CDS encoding CsbD family protein, whose product MSVIDKAKNSLQRLTGRGKRTAGRVSGKPGMEARGSARKIGGDVKQAGENLKDAAR is encoded by the coding sequence ATGAGCGTGATCGACAAGGCGAAGAACTCCCTGCAGCGCCTCACCGGACGCGGCAAGCGCACCGCGGGCCGGGTCAGCGGCAAGCCAGGTATGGAGGCTCGCGGCTCCGCGCGGAAGATCGGCGGCGACGTCAAGCAGGCTGGCGAGAACCTCAAGGACGCCGCGCGCTGA
- the tal gene encoding transaldolase: MNKPLAQLSAHGVSVWLDDLSRELLAGGELQHLIERRHVVGVTTNPTIFASALAKGDRYTDQLRALADVHATVDDAIFQITTDDVRTACDAFQPVFEASGGVDGRVSIEVDPRLARDTEATITAARTLADAVDRPNVLVKIPATEQGLPAITATIAAGISVNVTLIFSLDRYQAVIDAYLTGLDQARDAGVPLSGIHSVASFFVSRFDTEVDARLDALNTDTARSLKGQAALANARLAYQVHHATLATDRWRDLAAAGATPQRPLWASTGVKNPDYPDTRYVEGLVAEGTVNTMPGATLEAFADHGHVHGDTITGTYDHATQQLAALAEVGIYYDDVVTELENQGIQKFTTSWNELADTVRHELAKAG; the protein is encoded by the coding sequence ATGAACAAGCCCCTGGCCCAACTGTCCGCACACGGCGTGTCCGTCTGGCTTGACGACCTGTCGCGCGAACTGCTCGCCGGCGGCGAGCTACAACACCTGATCGAGCGCCGCCACGTCGTCGGCGTCACGACCAACCCGACGATCTTCGCCTCGGCGCTGGCCAAGGGCGACCGCTACACCGACCAGCTACGCGCACTCGCCGACGTGCACGCCACCGTCGACGACGCGATCTTTCAGATCACCACCGACGACGTGCGCACCGCCTGCGACGCGTTCCAGCCGGTCTTCGAGGCCAGCGGCGGTGTGGACGGACGTGTGTCGATCGAGGTCGACCCCCGGCTAGCCCGCGACACCGAAGCCACCATCACCGCCGCCCGCACGCTGGCCGACGCCGTCGACCGGCCCAACGTTCTGGTCAAGATTCCCGCCACCGAACAGGGCCTGCCCGCGATCACCGCCACCATCGCGGCGGGCATCAGCGTCAACGTCACCCTGATCTTCTCCCTCGACCGCTACCAGGCCGTCATCGACGCCTACCTCACCGGTCTCGACCAGGCCCGCGACGCCGGGGTGCCGCTGTCTGGCATCCATTCCGTTGCCTCGTTTTTCGTCTCCCGGTTCGACACCGAGGTTGACGCCCGCCTCGACGCCCTGAACACCGACACCGCGCGCAGCCTGAAAGGACAGGCCGCGCTCGCCAACGCCCGCCTCGCCTACCAGGTCCACCACGCCACCCTCGCCACCGACCGCTGGCGCGACCTGGCCGCCGCCGGCGCGACCCCCCAACGCCCGCTGTGGGCCTCGACCGGCGTGAAGAACCCGGACTATCCCGACACCCGCTACGTCGAGGGCCTCGTCGCCGAAGGCACCGTCAACACGATGCCCGGGGCGACACTCGAAGCGTTCGCCGACCACGGCCACGTGCACGGCGACACCATCACCGGAACCTACGACCACGCCACGCAACAACTCGCCGCCCTCGCTGAAGTCGGCATCTACTACGACGACGTCGTCACCGAACTCGAAAACCAAGGAATACAGAAGTTCACCACCAGCTGGAACGAACTAGCCGACACAGTCCGACACGAACTCGCCAAAGCCGGTTGA
- the tkt gene encoding transketolase, giving the protein MSTGTQPQDDRRPDGWQELRRTLPLSWPRAERVGWTDLDIRSVDTIRLLAADAVQKVGNGHPGTAMSLAPLAYLLFQDVLRHDPADDQWLGRDRFVLSCGHTSLTLYIQLYLSGYGLELDDLEAYRTWNSETPGHPEFRHTRGVEITTGPLGQGFGAAVGMAMAARRERGLLDPDAPPGTSPFDHHVYVLASDGDMMEGLSSEASSLAGRQELGNLIVFYDRNHISIEDDTDISFSEDVAARYAAYHWHVQTVEWRTSDGYVEDVDALRAAIDAAQAETTRPSLIVLDTIIAWPAPNAQGTGKAHGAALGADEVAATKRLLSFPPDESFTVEPDVLDHARRVGERGRAARERWNVDYEKWRDGQPDRAELLDRLRARKLPDGWTQALPTFEADPMGMATRKASGEVLTALADVLPELWGGSADLAESNNTTMTGAPSFIPEGGQTDAWPGGPYGRTLHFGIREHAMGAALNGIALQSLTRPYGGTFLCFSDYMRPAVRLAALMRLPAIYIWTHDSIGLGEDGPTHQPVEHLAALRAIPGLDVVRPADANEVTVCWQAVLEHTDRPAGLILSRQNLPVLDRGPDGYAAAAGAARGGYVLADSDRDLRVILIATGSEVHLALQARVALEDAGVGTRVVSMPCVEWFAAQGRDYRDQVLPPAVAARVSVEAGVATGWERLVGDAGRSISVEHYGASADYQTLYRELGLTTDAIVAAAHESLRDAAHGARPGGHPAGFAPTAGGAADRPA; this is encoded by the coding sequence ATGAGTACAGGAACCCAGCCGCAGGACGACCGCCGGCCGGACGGGTGGCAGGAACTGCGCCGGACCTTGCCGCTGTCGTGGCCGCGGGCCGAGCGGGTCGGCTGGACCGACCTCGACATCCGGTCGGTCGACACGATCCGGCTGCTGGCCGCCGACGCGGTGCAGAAGGTCGGCAACGGCCATCCGGGCACGGCGATGAGCCTGGCTCCGCTGGCGTACCTGCTGTTCCAGGACGTGCTGCGTCACGACCCGGCGGACGACCAGTGGCTGGGCCGGGACCGGTTCGTGCTTTCCTGCGGCCACACGAGCCTGACGCTCTACATCCAGCTATACCTGTCCGGCTACGGCCTGGAGCTGGACGACCTGGAGGCGTACCGGACGTGGAACTCGGAGACCCCGGGACACCCAGAGTTCCGGCACACCCGAGGCGTGGAGATCACCACCGGGCCGCTCGGCCAGGGCTTCGGCGCGGCGGTGGGGATGGCGATGGCGGCCCGCCGTGAGCGGGGGCTGCTCGATCCGGACGCACCACCCGGTACGAGCCCGTTCGACCATCACGTCTACGTGCTGGCCTCCGACGGCGACATGATGGAAGGCCTGTCCAGCGAGGCCAGCTCCCTGGCCGGGCGGCAGGAGCTCGGGAACCTGATCGTCTTCTACGACCGTAACCACATCTCGATCGAGGACGACACCGACATCTCCTTCTCGGAGGACGTCGCTGCCCGGTACGCCGCGTACCACTGGCACGTCCAGACCGTCGAGTGGCGCACGTCCGACGGTTACGTCGAGGACGTCGATGCCCTGCGCGCCGCGATCGACGCCGCCCAGGCCGAGACGACGCGGCCGTCACTGATCGTCCTTGACACGATCATCGCCTGGCCCGCTCCCAACGCTCAGGGAACCGGTAAGGCGCACGGGGCCGCGCTCGGCGCCGACGAGGTCGCCGCGACGAAGCGTCTGTTGAGCTTCCCGCCCGACGAGAGCTTCACCGTCGAGCCTGACGTGCTCGACCATGCGCGTCGGGTCGGCGAGCGTGGTCGTGCGGCCCGCGAGCGCTGGAATGTTGACTACGAGAAGTGGCGTGACGGGCAGCCCGACCGGGCCGAACTACTCGACCGGTTGCGGGCGCGGAAGCTTCCTGATGGTTGGACCCAGGCCCTGCCGACCTTCGAGGCCGATCCGATGGGGATGGCGACGAGGAAGGCCAGCGGCGAGGTCCTCACCGCGCTCGCCGATGTCCTGCCTGAGCTGTGGGGCGGATCGGCCGACCTTGCCGAGTCGAACAACACGACCATGACCGGCGCGCCGTCCTTCATCCCGGAGGGCGGCCAGACCGATGCCTGGCCGGGCGGGCCGTATGGGCGGACCCTGCATTTCGGTATCCGTGAACACGCGATGGGCGCGGCGCTCAACGGCATCGCGCTGCAGTCGCTGACCCGGCCCTATGGCGGCACGTTCCTGTGCTTCTCGGACTACATGCGTCCCGCTGTCCGGCTCGCGGCGCTGATGCGCCTGCCGGCGATCTACATCTGGACGCACGACTCGATCGGCCTGGGCGAGGACGGGCCGACCCATCAGCCGGTTGAGCACCTCGCCGCGCTGCGGGCCATCCCCGGCCTCGACGTCGTGCGGCCGGCGGACGCCAACGAGGTCACCGTGTGCTGGCAGGCCGTCCTGGAACACACCGACCGGCCCGCCGGCCTGATCCTCTCGCGCCAGAACCTGCCCGTGCTGGACCGCGGCCCGGACGGCTACGCCGCCGCGGCGGGTGCCGCCCGAGGCGGTTACGTCCTCGCCGACAGCGACCGTGACCTGCGGGTCATCCTGATCGCGACCGGATCCGAGGTACACCTCGCACTCCAGGCCCGCGTCGCCCTCGAAGACGCCGGCGTCGGCACCCGGGTCGTCTCGATGCCCTGCGTCGAATGGTTCGCCGCCCAGGGCCGGGACTATCGCGACCAGGTGCTGCCGCCCGCCGTCGCGGCGCGGGTCAGCGTCGAAGCCGGCGTCGCCACCGGCTGGGAACGCCTCGTCGGCGACGCCGGGCGCAGCATCAGCGTCGAACACTACGGCGCCTCCGCCGACTACCAGACCCTCTACCGCGAGCTCGGCCTCACCACCGACGCCATCGTCGCGGCCGCGCACGAAAGCCTGCGCGACGCCGCCCACGGCGCCCGCCCCGGCGGCCACCCCGCCGGCTTCGCACCGACCGCCGGCGGCGCGGCCGACCGCCCCGCCTGA